From Acidaminococcus timonensis, the proteins below share one genomic window:
- the rplA gene encoding 50S ribosomal protein L1, with amino-acid sequence MKKAGKKYTDAKKLIEAGKAYSPKEAVDLVKKTSVTKFDSTVEVSVRLGVDPKYADQQVRGALVLPNGTGKSKTVLVFARGPKAKEAEAAGADFVGTDEYVEKIKGGWTDFDVCVATPDMMGTVGRLGKILGPKGLMPNPKVGTVTMDVTRAVKEIKAGKIEYRTDKAGNVQTSIGKASFDADKLLENYLTLITTLIKVKPSGAKGQYIKSVTLSTTMGPGVPVDVLKADSNK; translated from the coding sequence ATGAAAAAAGCTGGTAAGAAATATACCGACGCCAAAAAGCTGATCGAAGCTGGCAAGGCATATTCCCCCAAGGAAGCAGTTGATCTGGTTAAAAAGACTTCTGTGACCAAATTCGACAGCACGGTTGAAGTTTCCGTCCGTCTGGGTGTGGATCCCAAGTACGCTGACCAGCAGGTCCGCGGTGCTCTGGTTCTGCCGAACGGTACCGGTAAATCCAAGACCGTCCTGGTATTCGCCAGAGGCCCCAAGGCCAAGGAAGCGGAAGCAGCTGGTGCTGATTTCGTGGGTACTGACGAATATGTTGAAAAGATCAAAGGCGGCTGGACCGACTTTGACGTCTGCGTAGCTACCCCTGACATGATGGGTACGGTAGGTCGTCTGGGTAAAATCCTGGGCCCCAAAGGCTTGATGCCTAACCCCAAAGTGGGTACTGTGACCATGGATGTCACTCGTGCCGTGAAAGAAATCAAAGCTGGTAAGATCGAATACCGCACCGACAAAGCCGGTAACGTACAGACCTCTATCGGTAAAGCTTCTTTCGACGCTGACAAACTGCTGGAAAACTATTTGACTCTGATCACCACCCTGATCAAAGTGAAACCCTCCGGCGCTAAAGGCCAATACATCAAGAGCGTAACCCTGAGCACCACCATGGGCCCTGGCGTACCTGTGGATGTACTGAAGGCTGACAGCAACAAATAA
- the rplK gene encoding 50S ribosomal protein L11, translating into MPKKVVKMVKLQVPAGKATPAPPVGPALGQAGINIMAFVKDFNERTAKQVGLIIPVEITVFEDRSFTFVTKTPPAAVLLKKACGIEKASGEPNKTKVATIKRDKVREIAESKMKDLNAGSVEAAMRMVEGTARSMGIVVED; encoded by the coding sequence ATGCCTAAGAAAGTCGTAAAGATGGTGAAATTGCAGGTTCCTGCTGGTAAGGCAACTCCGGCACCTCCCGTAGGCCCGGCCCTTGGCCAAGCTGGTATCAACATCATGGCCTTCGTGAAAGACTTCAACGAACGGACTGCCAAACAGGTGGGTCTGATCATCCCTGTTGAAATCACTGTATTCGAAGACCGTTCTTTCACTTTCGTTACCAAGACTCCTCCTGCAGCAGTTCTGCTGAAGAAAGCCTGCGGTATCGAAAAAGCATCCGGCGAACCCAACAAGACCAAAGTTGCCACGATCAAACGTGACAAGGTCCGTGAAATCGCTGAAAGCAAGATGAAAGACCTAAACGCTGGCTCTGTGGAAGCAGCTATGCGCATGGTGGAAGGCACTGCCCGTTCCATGGGTATTGTCGTTGAAGACTGA
- the nusG gene encoding transcription termination/antitermination protein NusG: MEGQKHWYVIHTYSGYENKVKMNLESKIHSLGMEEQIFQVLVPMQNEVDAKDDQQKVVARKVFPGYVLIEMIVNDRTWYAVRNTPGVTGFVGTGTKPIPLSDREVERILGAQVKEGGEAAASVEAEEPVVRMACPVGLNDAVRIKAPGFTDMVGTVAEINDEQQKIKVMVEMFGRETPIEVKFTQVEAIE, encoded by the coding sequence ATGGAAGGTCAAAAGCACTGGTATGTCATTCATACTTATTCCGGTTATGAGAATAAGGTCAAAATGAATCTGGAAAGCAAGATCCATTCCCTGGGGATGGAAGAACAGATCTTTCAGGTGCTGGTTCCCATGCAGAATGAAGTGGACGCAAAGGATGACCAGCAGAAGGTTGTGGCACGGAAAGTATTCCCGGGCTATGTCCTCATTGAAATGATCGTCAACGATCGGACCTGGTATGCTGTGCGTAACACCCCTGGTGTGACCGGCTTCGTTGGCACTGGCACGAAACCCATTCCCTTATCTGACCGTGAAGTAGAACGCATCCTCGGGGCGCAAGTCAAAGAAGGCGGCGAAGCTGCTGCTTCTGTGGAAGCAGAAGAGCCGGTTGTCCGGATGGCATGCCCTGTAGGTTTGAATGATGCTGTCCGCATCAAAGCCCCTGGCTTTACTGATATGGTGGGGACAGTAGCGGAGATCAACGACGAACAACAGAAGATCAAAGTGATGGTCGAAATGTTCGGACGTGAGACTCCCATTGAAGTTAAATTTACCCAAGTGGAAGCTATTGAATAA
- the secE gene encoding preprotein translocase subunit SecE, producing the protein MTASQLTPEVKNSSGVGGFLRDVKIEMKKVTWPTKRELIGYTITVIVSSLFAAFLIWGIDAILSVLFRLVMGVH; encoded by the coding sequence ATGACAGCATCACAACTCACCCCGGAAGTGAAAAACTCCTCTGGTGTAGGCGGTTTTCTCCGAGATGTGAAAATCGAAATGAAAAAAGTGACCTGGCCGACGAAACGGGAACTGATCGGATACACCATCACCGTGATCGTATCCTCTCTGTTCGCTGCGTTTCTCATCTGGGGCATTGATGCTATTTTATCCGTATTGTTTCGTTTAGTGATGGGAGTGCATTAA
- the rpmG gene encoding 50S ribosomal protein L33, giving the protein MAAGNRVGITLACTECKQRNYQTTKNKKNDTERIEIKKYCKFCKKHTLHKETK; this is encoded by the coding sequence ATGGCAGCTGGAAACCGTGTGGGTATTACCCTGGCTTGCACTGAATGCAAACAGCGTAACTACCAGACTACGAAGAATAAAAAGAACGATACGGAACGTATCGAGATCAAAAAGTATTGCAAGTTCTGCAAAAAGCATACGTTGCATAAAGAAACGAAATAA
- the tuf gene encoding elongation factor Tu, with amino-acid sequence MAKEKFERTKPHVNIGTIGHVDHGKTTLTAAITKVLSETPGCKATFEAYADIDKAPEERERGITINTAHVEYETQKRHYAHVDCPGHADYVKNMITGAAQMDGAILVVSAADGPMPQTREHILLARQVGVPAIVVFLNKSDQVDDPELIELVEMEVRELLSQYGYPGDEVPIVVGSALKALEGDKEQEDNIRKLMEAVDDYIPTPVHDLAKPFLMPIEDVFTITGRGTVATGRVERGVIKVGDTVEIVGLKDEKKQSVATGLEMFRKTLDQAEAGDNIGCLLRGIDRTEVERGQVLAKPGSIHPHTKFKGQVYVLTKEEGGRHTPFFNGYRPQFYFRTTDVTGVAHLPEGTEMVMPGDNVVMDVELITPIAIEQGLRFAIREGGHTVGAGVVTEIEA; translated from the coding sequence ATGGCTAAAGAGAAATTTGAAAGAACAAAACCCCATGTAAACATTGGTACCATTGGTCACGTCGATCATGGTAAGACGACCCTGACGGCAGCCATCACCAAGGTTCTGTCCGAGACTCCGGGCTGCAAAGCCACTTTCGAAGCATATGCCGATATCGATAAGGCTCCGGAAGAAAGAGAACGTGGGATTACCATCAATACCGCCCACGTTGAATATGAAACCCAGAAGAGACACTATGCACACGTTGACTGCCCGGGGCACGCTGACTATGTAAAGAACATGATCACTGGTGCTGCGCAGATGGACGGTGCCATCCTGGTTGTTTCCGCTGCTGATGGTCCTATGCCTCAGACCCGTGAACACATCCTGCTGGCTCGTCAGGTTGGCGTACCTGCCATCGTAGTGTTCCTGAACAAATCCGACCAAGTCGACGATCCTGAACTGATCGAACTGGTTGAAATGGAAGTCCGTGAACTGCTGAGCCAGTACGGTTATCCTGGAGACGAAGTGCCCATCGTTGTGGGCTCCGCTCTGAAAGCACTGGAAGGCGACAAGGAACAGGAAGACAACATCCGCAAACTGATGGAAGCTGTGGATGACTACATCCCGACTCCTGTCCATGACCTGGCCAAACCGTTCCTGATGCCTATCGAAGACGTATTCACCATCACCGGTCGTGGTACCGTTGCTACCGGCCGTGTGGAACGTGGCGTGATCAAAGTTGGCGACACGGTTGAAATCGTAGGTCTGAAAGACGAAAAGAAACAATCCGTTGCCACCGGTCTGGAAATGTTCCGCAAGACCCTGGATCAGGCTGAAGCCGGCGATAACATCGGCTGCCTGCTGCGTGGTATCGACCGTACTGAAGTAGAAAGAGGTCAGGTACTGGCCAAACCGGGCAGCATCCATCCTCATACGAAATTCAAAGGTCAGGTTTACGTACTGACCAAAGAAGAAGGCGGCCGTCATACTCCGTTCTTCAACGGCTATCGTCCGCAGTTCTACTTCCGTACCACCGACGTTACTGGTGTAGCTCACCTGCCCGAAGGCACCGAAATGGTAATGCCTGGCGATAACGTTGTGATGGACGTGGAACTGATTACCCCGATCGCCATCGAACAAGGTCTGCGTTTCGCTATCCGCGAAGGCGGCCATACGGTTGGCGCCGGTGTTGTTACTGAAATCGAAGCCTAA
- a CDS encoding undecaprenyl-diphosphate phosphatase, giving the protein MSENLIAVLLGVVEGLTEFIPVSSTGHMIIVGHMIGFQGSLAKIFDVVIQLGAILAVLVLYKERFARFLTREGWQLGKGLTGWHIAAGCVPTMAFAFLVHSFIKKYLFSPATVAIGLVLGAFLMIYAEHRIKGHEAELVQDVDHISIRQALYIGFFQFLSLWPGFSRSGSTMGGALLVGVNRKAGADFTFIMALPIMVAACLFELLKNLSALTAGDLAVLAIGFVTAFIVGYLSIVWFMKFLQRSTLTAFGVYRILLAIFTVYYFYL; this is encoded by the coding sequence ATGAGTGAAAATCTGATCGCCGTATTGCTGGGCGTTGTAGAAGGACTGACAGAATTCATCCCCGTTTCCTCCACGGGCCACATGATCATCGTGGGCCATATGATCGGGTTCCAGGGCAGCCTGGCCAAAATCTTCGACGTGGTCATCCAGCTGGGGGCCATCCTGGCCGTCCTGGTGCTCTATAAAGAGCGTTTTGCCCGGTTCCTGACCCGAGAGGGCTGGCAGCTGGGAAAGGGGCTCACTGGCTGGCATATTGCGGCAGGATGCGTACCCACCATGGCCTTCGCCTTTCTGGTGCACTCCTTCATCAAGAAATACCTGTTCTCTCCGGCTACGGTGGCCATCGGCCTTGTCCTGGGGGCATTCCTGATGATTTATGCCGAGCACAGGATCAAAGGCCATGAAGCCGAACTGGTGCAGGATGTGGACCATATCAGCATCCGCCAGGCTCTGTATATCGGTTTCTTCCAGTTCCTGTCCCTGTGGCCCGGGTTCTCCCGCAGCGGTTCCACCATGGGCGGGGCTCTGCTGGTAGGCGTGAACCGGAAGGCCGGGGCGGACTTCACCTTCATCATGGCACTGCCCATCATGGTGGCTGCCTGCCTGTTCGAACTGCTGAAGAACCTGTCTGCCCTGACTGCCGGGGATCTGGCGGTCCTGGCCATCGGTTTCGTCACGGCCTTCATTGTAGGGTACCTGTCCATTGTATGGTTCATGAAGTTCCTGCAGCGTTCCACCCTGACTGCTTTCGGGGTGTACCGCATCCTTCTGGCCATTTTTACCGTGTACTATTTTTACCTGTAA
- a CDS encoding 6-phosphofructokinase, whose product MQAQKKGTLAVLTGGGDCPGLNAVIRAVVKTAIHHGFEIYGISNGFHGLINGDMKLMDLSDVSGILPRGGTILGTTNRDNPFKYMVGQDDAGNPIYEDKRDVVVKNLKDRKIDCLIVIGGDGSLKIAYDLHRYCDVNVVGVPKTIDNDLPCTERTFGFDTAMAMATEALDRLHTTAESHHRVMVLEVMGRYAGWIALHSGIAGGADVILIPEIPYDLEAVIRKIRERQQHGKKFSIITVAEGAKPIGGQMTVARLVKGSFEPVRLGGVGEKLAREIEDRTGIESRCTVLGYLQRGGSPTAYDRVLSTRYGAAAVEACLDEEYNVMVSLQANEIVRVPIAKAASQPHQVPVDSDIIRTAREVGVSFGDEEPAGDTSDTRK is encoded by the coding sequence ATGCAGGCACAAAAAAAGGGGACACTGGCAGTCCTTACCGGCGGCGGCGACTGCCCCGGACTGAATGCAGTGATCCGGGCGGTGGTCAAGACGGCCATCCATCACGGGTTCGAAATCTACGGGATTTCCAACGGCTTCCATGGACTCATCAACGGGGACATGAAACTCATGGACCTGTCCGACGTGTCCGGGATCCTGCCCAGGGGCGGGACCATCCTGGGCACCACCAACCGGGACAACCCGTTCAAGTACATGGTGGGCCAGGATGATGCCGGCAACCCCATCTACGAAGACAAACGGGATGTGGTGGTGAAGAACCTGAAGGACCGGAAGATCGACTGCCTGATTGTCATCGGCGGGGACGGCAGCCTGAAGATCGCCTATGATCTGCACCGGTACTGCGATGTGAATGTGGTGGGCGTGCCCAAGACCATTGACAACGACCTGCCCTGCACGGAACGGACCTTTGGCTTCGACACGGCCATGGCCATGGCCACCGAGGCCCTGGACCGGCTGCATACCACGGCGGAATCCCATCACCGGGTCATGGTACTGGAAGTGATGGGCCGGTATGCGGGCTGGATCGCGCTCCACTCCGGAATCGCCGGAGGAGCGGATGTGATCCTGATCCCTGAAATCCCCTACGATCTGGAGGCAGTGATCCGCAAGATTCGTGAGCGGCAGCAGCACGGCAAGAAATTCAGCATCATCACTGTGGCCGAAGGAGCCAAACCCATCGGCGGACAGATGACTGTGGCCCGGCTGGTGAAGGGCAGCTTCGAACCGGTGCGCCTGGGGGGCGTGGGCGAAAAGCTGGCCCGGGAAATCGAGGACAGGACGGGCATCGAATCCCGCTGCACCGTGCTGGGCTATCTCCAGCGGGGCGGTTCGCCCACGGCCTACGACCGGGTGCTGTCCACCCGTTACGGGGCGGCGGCAGTGGAAGCCTGTCTGGATGAGGAATACAATGTGATGGTATCCCTCCAGGCCAACGAAATCGTCCGGGTACCCATTGCCAAAGCAGCCTCTCAGCCCCATCAGGTACCGGTGGATTCGGATATCATCCGTACTGCACGGGAAGTGGGTGTGTCCTTTGGGGATGAGGAACCGGCCGGGGACACCAGCGATACCCGGAAGTAA
- the brxF gene encoding BREX-3 system P-loop-containing protein BrxF, which produces MSQMEEFLNQVEAVKAKAEKVLIVTGKPGSGKSKLLREAAESKGWDYVDTRLLITEEFLKLLPGERKAQAPEMLTRELSDHRGDVILLDRVQTLFVPVFHIDPKSVIDALGKAYTVVLAWPGYVSDGLLCYDKFDGTESIRISAADYTIFEVE; this is translated from the coding sequence ATGAGTCAAATGGAAGAATTCCTGAACCAGGTGGAAGCTGTGAAGGCCAAAGCCGAGAAAGTCCTGATCGTAACCGGAAAACCCGGCAGCGGCAAGAGCAAACTGCTGCGGGAAGCCGCCGAAAGCAAAGGCTGGGATTATGTGGATACCCGTCTGCTGATCACCGAAGAATTCCTGAAGCTGCTGCCTGGCGAACGGAAGGCGCAGGCACCGGAAATGCTGACCCGGGAACTGAGCGACCACCGGGGGGATGTAATCCTGCTGGATCGGGTACAGACCCTGTTCGTACCGGTATTCCACATCGATCCCAAGAGTGTGATCGATGCCCTGGGCAAAGCTTACACGGTGGTCCTGGCCTGGCCGGGCTATGTGAGCGACGGGCTGCTGTGCTACGATAAATTCGATGGCACGGAATCCATCCGTATCTCCGCAGCGGATTATACGATTTTTGAAGTGGAATAA
- the sigH gene encoding RNA polymerase sporulation sigma factor SigH translates to MQEEIRKFYDTCSDEELIQLIQDRDDRQAQDYLLDKYKEFVKLRACRYFLVGAEKDDMIQEGMIGLFKAIRDYRPGKQASFKVFADVCVNRQIISAIKSATRQKHKPLNSYVSLDKPVYDDGKERTLLDMLGSARGIDPENLVIDQESFDDIEKNVNDMLSTLEWQALCKYLENKSYQQIARELGRGQKSIDNALQRVKKKLEKFLASRHHELDLSTLNKGLLIMAAKEHLLQSEEKNDRIETV, encoded by the coding sequence TTGCAGGAGGAAATCCGTAAATTTTATGATACCTGTTCCGACGAGGAACTGATCCAGCTGATCCAGGACCGGGACGATCGCCAGGCCCAGGATTATCTGCTGGACAAATACAAGGAATTCGTGAAACTCCGGGCCTGCCGCTATTTTCTGGTGGGGGCCGAAAAGGATGATATGATCCAGGAGGGGATGATCGGTCTGTTCAAGGCCATCCGGGATTACCGCCCGGGTAAGCAGGCTTCCTTCAAGGTCTTTGCCGACGTGTGTGTGAACCGGCAGATCATCTCCGCCATCAAAAGTGCCACCCGGCAGAAGCATAAGCCCCTGAACAGCTACGTGTCCCTGGACAAACCGGTGTACGACGACGGCAAGGAACGGACACTGCTGGACATGCTGGGCTCCGCCCGGGGTATCGATCCGGAAAACCTGGTCATCGACCAGGAGTCTTTCGATGATATTGAAAAGAATGTGAATGATATGCTCAGTACCCTGGAATGGCAGGCCCTGTGCAAATATCTGGAAAATAAATCCTACCAGCAGATTGCCCGGGAGCTGGGCCGGGGACAGAAGTCCATTGACAACGCCCTTCAGCGGGTCAAGAAGAAACTGGAGAAATTCCTGGCCAGCCGCCACCATGAACTGGATCTGTCCACCCTGAATAAGGGGCTCCTGATCATGGCGGCGAAGGAACATCTTTTGCAGTCTGAGGAAAAGAATGATAGAATTGAAACAGTCTGA
- the rlmB gene encoding 23S rRNA (guanosine(2251)-2'-O)-methyltransferase RlmB: protein MQDVIVGRNAVREALRSNRSFNKVLVQEGSHGGSLGEIISLAEARKIPVEKVTKEVLDRLADGVRHQGVAAQGAPVAFQDLDTVLAQVQSRNETPLLLLLDELQDPQNVGALIRTANAAGVHGVLLPQRRSCPLNAVVAKISAGAVEYVPVIQIGNIPQTMKKLKEKGFWIVGADMDGRDQYFDANLTGPLVLVVGAEGKGLGRLVKENCDFIVRIPMLGQVSSLNASVAGGILLYDIVRQRILAERKKK from the coding sequence ATGCAAGATGTGATCGTGGGACGGAATGCGGTGCGGGAGGCCCTGCGCAGCAACCGGTCCTTCAATAAGGTACTGGTCCAGGAAGGCAGCCATGGCGGCAGCCTGGGTGAAATCATCAGCCTGGCAGAAGCACGGAAGATCCCGGTGGAAAAGGTGACAAAGGAAGTGCTGGACCGTCTGGCAGACGGGGTGCGCCACCAGGGCGTGGCAGCCCAGGGAGCACCGGTGGCCTTCCAGGATCTGGATACGGTGCTGGCCCAGGTGCAGAGCCGGAATGAGACGCCGCTCCTGCTGCTGCTGGATGAACTGCAGGATCCGCAGAACGTGGGGGCCCTGATCCGGACCGCCAACGCGGCAGGGGTCCATGGCGTCCTTCTGCCCCAGCGGCGCAGCTGCCCTCTGAATGCGGTGGTGGCCAAGATCTCTGCCGGGGCCGTGGAGTACGTGCCGGTGATCCAGATCGGGAACATTCCCCAGACCATGAAGAAGCTGAAGGAAAAGGGCTTCTGGATCGTGGGAGCGGATATGGACGGCAGGGACCAGTACTTCGATGCCAATCTGACCGGTCCCCTGGTATTGGTGGTGGGCGCCGAGGGCAAGGGCCTGGGGCGGCTGGTGAAGGAGAACTGCGACTTCATCGTGCGCATCCCCATGCTGGGCCAGGTATCCAGCCTGAATGCCTCCGTGGCCGGCGGAATCCTGCTATATGATATCGTCCGCCAGCGGATCCTGGCGGAGAGAAAAAAGAAATAA
- a CDS encoding FprA family A-type flavoprotein has protein sequence MKARAVVNDIYEVGIRDWTMRDFHGFATPRGVTYNSFLIMDDKICLIDGVKAMFAEEQLANIRTIVDPAKIDYVVVNHVEPDHSGSLPALAKACPKATFLITLQGANELKEHYGDIFNMKVVKKGDTVSLGKRTLAFQPIPMLHWPDSMVTYCPEEQILFSSDAFGQHYCCSKMFDDETEVENMFFEAQRYFANILMPYRKLVPNTVKLVRTLPLKMICSCHGDIWRSHIDDILQLYEDWGTGKTMDRVLVVFDTMWGGTEAMARAMVKGIEKQGMRVKLYRYHSELKASIVSDLLTAKGILIGSPTQNSGMMPTIGAFLTYLKGLKPTGKKAAAFGTYGWAGGAEKDMEALIKESGMELLPGYNVKWRPLPKELEAAEQYGYDFAEKVSKGE, from the coding sequence ATGAAAGCACGTGCCGTTGTCAACGATATATATGAAGTAGGGATCCGTGACTGGACCATGCGGGACTTCCACGGCTTTGCCACCCCCCGGGGTGTGACCTACAACTCTTTCCTGATCATGGATGACAAGATCTGCCTGATCGATGGGGTCAAGGCCATGTTCGCCGAGGAACAGCTGGCCAATATCCGCACCATTGTGGACCCGGCTAAAATCGACTATGTGGTGGTGAACCACGTGGAACCGGACCATTCCGGCAGCCTGCCTGCGCTGGCCAAAGCCTGCCCCAAGGCCACGTTCCTGATCACCCTGCAGGGGGCCAACGAACTGAAGGAACATTACGGGGACATCTTCAATATGAAGGTTGTAAAGAAGGGCGATACGGTGAGCCTGGGGAAACGGACCCTGGCCTTCCAGCCCATCCCCATGCTGCACTGGCCTGATTCCATGGTCACCTACTGTCCGGAAGAACAGATCCTGTTCTCCAGTGATGCGTTTGGCCAGCACTACTGCTGCAGCAAGATGTTCGACGATGAAACCGAAGTGGAGAATATGTTCTTCGAAGCCCAGCGGTATTTCGCCAACATCCTGATGCCCTACCGCAAACTGGTGCCCAATACAGTGAAACTGGTGCGCACCCTGCCGCTGAAGATGATCTGTTCCTGTCATGGGGATATCTGGCGCAGCCACATCGACGATATCCTGCAACTGTATGAAGACTGGGGCACCGGCAAGACCATGGACCGGGTCCTGGTGGTGTTCGACACCATGTGGGGCGGCACGGAAGCCATGGCCCGGGCCATGGTGAAAGGCATCGAAAAACAGGGTATGCGGGTAAAACTGTACCGGTACCACAGTGAACTGAAGGCTTCCATCGTCAGCGACCTGCTGACCGCCAAAGGGATCCTGATCGGTTCCCCTACCCAGAACTCCGGGATGATGCCCACCATCGGCGCTTTCCTGACCTACCTGAAAGGGCTGAAACCCACTGGCAAGAAAGCTGCAGCCTTCGGAACCTACGGCTGGGCCGGCGGTGCGGAAAAGGATATGGAAGCTCTGATCAAGGAATCCGGCATGGAACTGCTGCCGGGTTACAATGTGAAGTGGCGTCCGCTGCCGAAAGAACTGGAAGCTGCGGAACAATACGGCTATGACTTTGCGGAAAAGGTCAGCAAGGGAGAATGA
- a CDS encoding alanine/glycine:cation symporter family protein: MNIETLNAIDSFVWGPPLLVLLVGTGIFLSFRLGFLQVRHLPRSLKLIFKAENKGEGDIDSFKALCTALAATVGTGNIVGVATAIKAGGPGAILWMWLAAFFGMATKYAEGCLAVKFRTVDDKGQISGGPMYYIENGLGKAYRPLAIAFAFFGVLVAYFGIGTFAQVNSIVQITQLNAGIPVEYTAIVLTILVAAITLGGLQSIAKTASKVVPAMAIIYMASTLGFLVIFADKVPGAIMEIFYDAFHPTAAVGGFLGASVLFAMRNGVARGVFSNESGLGSAPIVAAAAKTKWPAEQGLVSMTGTFIDTIIICTMTGLVVVISGLWKGDLNGAALTNAAFLQAYPHFGGYMLMVGLVLFAFTTILGWNYYGERCMEYLVGTKGIMPYRIIFIILVGCGAFLKLEAIWVLADIVNGLMAIPNLIALLGLSGVVVAETKKYLQHEKEEEAEERSH; the protein is encoded by the coding sequence ATGAACATCGAAACATTGAATGCCATTGACAGCTTTGTCTGGGGGCCGCCGCTCCTGGTACTGCTGGTGGGGACCGGGATCTTTCTCAGCTTCCGGCTGGGATTTTTACAGGTGCGGCACCTGCCCCGCTCTCTGAAGCTGATCTTCAAGGCAGAGAACAAGGGGGAAGGGGATATCGACTCCTTCAAGGCCCTGTGTACGGCACTGGCCGCCACGGTAGGCACCGGGAACATCGTCGGGGTGGCGACCGCCATCAAAGCAGGCGGTCCGGGGGCCATCCTGTGGATGTGGCTGGCTGCTTTCTTCGGCATGGCCACGAAATATGCGGAAGGTTGCCTGGCCGTGAAATTCCGTACGGTGGACGATAAGGGCCAGATTTCCGGTGGGCCCATGTACTACATCGAAAACGGGTTGGGTAAAGCCTATCGGCCTCTGGCCATCGCCTTCGCCTTCTTCGGCGTACTGGTGGCCTACTTCGGCATCGGGACGTTCGCCCAGGTGAACTCCATCGTGCAGATCACCCAGCTGAACGCCGGCATCCCGGTGGAATACACTGCCATCGTCCTGACCATCCTGGTGGCTGCCATTACCCTGGGAGGACTGCAGAGCATTGCCAAGACGGCTTCCAAGGTCGTACCGGCCATGGCCATCATCTACATGGCCAGTACCCTGGGCTTTCTGGTGATTTTCGCCGACAAGGTGCCCGGCGCCATCATGGAAATCTTCTATGATGCGTTCCATCCCACCGCTGCCGTAGGCGGGTTCCTGGGGGCCAGTGTGCTGTTCGCCATGCGGAACGGCGTGGCCCGGGGCGTATTCTCCAACGAATCCGGCCTGGGGAGCGCACCCATCGTGGCCGCTGCTGCCAAAACGAAATGGCCGGCAGAACAGGGGCTGGTATCCATGACCGGGACGTTCATCGATACCATCATCATCTGCACCATGACCGGTCTGGTGGTGGTGATCAGCGGCCTGTGGAAGGGAGACCTGAACGGGGCTGCCCTGACCAACGCTGCCTTCCTGCAGGCCTATCCCCATTTCGGGGGCTACATGCTGATGGTGGGCCTGGTGCTGTTCGCTTTCACCACCATCCTGGGCTGGAACTACTACGGCGAACGGTGCATGGAATACCTGGTGGGTACGAAAGGAATCATGCCCTACCGGATCATCTTCATCATCCTGGTGGGCTGCGGTGCGTTCCTGAAACTGGAAGCCATCTGGGTACTGGCCGATATCGTGAACGGCCTCATGGCCATCCCCAACCTGATTGCCCTGCTGGGGCTTTCCGGTGTAGTGGTGGCCGAAACGAAGAAATATCTGCAGCATGAGAAGGAGGAAGAAGCGGAAGAACGCAGCCACTGA